TTTTTCTGGGATAGGTGGGTCCGGTGGGTGGGGTGAATGGCACCGGAGGGCCAGAGGGTGCAGGAGGACTGCAATTCATGGGGTTGTCACTGGGCACATCGGTGTCCGAGCATTGCTGCATGTCCTGAGCGAAACTTTTCATCAGGCCAGAGAGGGCAGTTCCAGTGCCCACCATGCCCATCAATCTGAGCAGGTGGCGGCGTCTTGGGTCCATGGGGTGAGACAAGGTGGAGCTCCTTTCATGGGGTTCTCATGGAATGCTGTTGGATGCCTCAGTGTAGAAGATGCGACACCCAAAAATCTGGGCAAACTTGTGTCCATCGGTGTTTTTTCGTATTGAAGCTTCAGGGAAAACCTGCAGTTTTGAACTCTGGTGAATCCTCTTGCAAAACACAAGCCGTTCGAGGTCTCCGATTCCCGTTAAGCTGAGGAGGTGACGCGATTTACCTCCAGCCGGGTTTCCGGAATGCCCGAAAGTGTTTTTCTGCAGATGGACGCCGCCAAAAAAGAAGCCCGTTCAAAAGGTTTGCCCCTGATTGACCTGAGCATCGGAGCTTCCGACCTGCCTCCTCCACAGGTGGCTTTGCAAGCCCTGTCGGATGCGGTCTGGGACCCCTCCACCTACGGTTACTGCCTGAGAAGCGGATTCACCCCTTTTCTGGAAGCCGTTTCAGACTGGCACCAGAGGCGCATGGGCCTTGCTCTGGACCCGCACAGTCACCTGTTGCCATTGATCGGTTCTCAGGAGGGATTCGGACACCTGCTCTTGGCGGTGACCAACCCCGGCGACCTGATCCTTTTGCCTGACCCCGGTTACCCGAGCTATCTGGGGGCCGTGTCGATTGCTGGGCTGGACACCCATCTGGTCCCATTGCTGGAAGAACAGGGCTTTCTGCCTGACCTGCAAAGCCTGCCTGAAGATGTGGCCTCCAGAGCCAAAGTGCTGGTGCTGTCTTACCCCAACAACCCGACCGCTGGGGTCGCCACACCAGAGTTCATGCAGCAAGCTGTGAACTTCTGCTTGCAGCACGACATCCTGCTCATTCACGATTTTCCTTATGTGGACATGGTCTTTGGAGCATACGAAGCCCCGAGCGTCCTGAATGCCAGAGGTGCACTGGACTGTGCCGTAGAGCTGTACAGCATCTCCAAAAGCTTTCACATGGGAGGCTTCCGACTGGGCTGGGCAGCCGGAAATCCAGAGGCGATTGCTGCT
This DNA window, taken from Deinococcus misasensis DSM 22328, encodes the following:
- a CDS encoding aminotransferase class I/II-fold pyridoxal phosphate-dependent enzyme → MTRFTSSRVSGMPESVFLQMDAAKKEARSKGLPLIDLSIGASDLPPPQVALQALSDAVWDPSTYGYCLRSGFTPFLEAVSDWHQRRMGLALDPHSHLLPLIGSQEGFGHLLLAVTNPGDLILLPDPGYPSYLGAVSIAGLDTHLVPLLEEQGFLPDLQSLPEDVASRAKVLVLSYPNNPTAGVATPEFMQQAVNFCLQHDILLIHDFPYVDMVFGAYEAPSVLNARGALDCAVELYSISKSFHMGGFRLGWAAGNPEAIAALEKLKSAIDFNQYVGIQRAGMAALGLPREHTRQDARRLMERRDALCQALQDTGWDISVPQASMYVWAKIPASIPSFEFALGLARETGVAVAPGLAFGTRGEGHVRFALVREPEVLQEAAHKISAYLKQRSAVSHQRSAQR